Genomic window (Mya arenaria isolate MELC-2E11 chromosome 16, ASM2691426v1):
cttatttacCCTTAAACATTTTTCTAGGTTTCATATCAATTTACATGAACCGTTATATGTaagtaaaattttaatattcaatgGCTTTTACGGTTTTAATAAAGGGTATGATACAAAAATGGGTTTGTacaaaagttattgaaatgaaacaaaatcctGACGCCGGCGCGGACATCGCTCGACCAAGCAATCCATGTCTGCAATGCTTCgcaattgataaaaaaacagtgtTTAACTGTCTGCAATGATTCGCAATTGGTAACGAAAacagtttataattatttcaacaaCCCAGAAAGTTGTCTTTTATATTTACATggctatatttataaatacaagaCAGTTCATGTGAAGATAAAATGATAAGTGTTTATTTCATCAACATGGTttcaattataaacaatttcaacatttaacataacgTCCgcttaaatattatattcataataGTAAATTGACAAAACGTAACATGCATTGTGCACATTACACAAAACATATACCGGGAAGcataatttcattatatatatacatagcgGTTTTATTTCCGGTATgcattagttttatttatataatatatataatatttagatatttaataattatcgaaataaaataagaggtaaaataacaaaaatagttaGTAATAACATTATCAGAACAAAAAAACTCGCTGTAATTTTATCTTTctgagctcctcggccatttttatcgaaaacaacgtcggatgtatttggacggtttacatactcaaaaagcggtacgttttAGTCCGCTGCAAGTTGATCGCGtagaaattttatttagcattaaactttatgacttatctcttgggaatcttaattatgtttgaaataatacatttcactggcaatcaatttaaacttagatcaatgaataaaagtttaaaacactacatttaatttatgatataattcaacaatttacaaactacttcaactgatgtaccggcatacatcagaggttgttctcgattaaaatggccgaggagctccgaatgtaaTTGTATCAGTGAACTTGATCAGCAAAATAGCTAACTGAAAACAACCTTCAGTGGGTCATATCTCCtaaaactagaactccgcgagtcggatatgtcccctgacgaattatttactgtcgacattgtAACTGTTAGTTTAGCattgtattcatttatagacaatggtgttgccatttaactttcaagtgtaggtggcatttgaactgaaggttACAGCTTAAAGCCGGATAAAATTTAACaacgaaaattaacaaagggcaataactctgaaaatatggaagcaagagtaacagttcttgtgctctgcagttgccctcaatgagatctatctacctattaagtttcaggttgatacctatTATATTTTACGACATATGCccctgacaaaatttaagcttgcaAATTAACAAATGCCAATAACTCttaacatatagatgcaagagttacggttcttgtgcactggaCTTGCCCTCCATGCGATCTATtaacatatgaagtttcaagttgataactcttatattctacaagatatgccccggacaaaactttaagcaggAAATTAACAAGGGGCAATTACActgaaaatatggaagcaagagcaacagttcttgtgctatgcacttgccctcaatgagatctatctacctATTAAGTGTCAGGTTGATACCTATTATAGTTTACGATATATGCccctgacaaaatttaagcttgaaaattaacaaaggccaataactctaaacatatagatgcaagagttacaggtcttgtgcactgcacttgctctccatgagatctatctacatataaagtttcaagttgataactcttatattctacaagatatgcccctgACAAAACTATAAGCACGGAAATAAACAAGGGGCAATTTCTctgaaaatatggaagcaagagtaacagttcttatGCTATGCAATTGttctcaatgagatctatctacgtATGAATTTTCAAGTTGATGCCACTAATAGTTTGcgagatatgccccggacaagtgAAAATGGGACGCGACCGCCACTGCCACGTCGCcaccgccgacaaaagtaaacCCTATGCCTAGTCAGGCGACACAATAAAAGGAAAGACACCGCTTgtaactttttattttcatcttttcttagaaaaacaaagaaatcacAAAGCTACAATGAAATGCAAGTAAAAATACATTGGTGTCTTTAACGTTAATTCATAATGAGATTCGACTAATGTGGTTAAGACATACCTTTGTAGAATACGCAATACcaataattatacattaatatttCTGTGAGGTTGGCCAAATCCCAGTGAATTGCCGTTAAATTTCTTATGAGGCAAACATGAAGACGAATAAAACCCAATGACTATTGTCAGGGTTTCTTTTTGGTCATCTAAGTAAACTTGATCATATGGTCTTACTGGTAAGGGTAGGACCGAGGGCTCAGCTAGGTGAGCTGTACATACCGGTTGTTGTATTTCACAGAAAACTGTTCCAATTTactgaaattaaatacaaagACAGCAGAACAAAGGTGCTCCATGAACGCTTATATCGCCAACAACTTTTGAACCAGTAAAGTGTTATCCTGTCCTtacatattctgaccaaatCTAGTGATGATTTGGAAAAAGTGTGAAGAATAATTGATAGGACAAGACCATTTTAAGTTCATTAACAAATCTATAACTAAGGGCGTTAACTCTGGGTGACAAAGGCCATATGGCCGGTTATCTTGATAAGACAGTATGCCAACACActttctgagaaaaaaataataatgaatggaCAAAAGCTTCTTAAGTAATTCAGCGGACAACATACTGGtggcgccccccccccccaaaaaaaaaccgCCCGAAAGAGTAGGGAAACTAAAATAATTCCAAGCATTCCTAGTGTATGCTTGTGTTTCTGTAAGTAACAATTCGTAGagaacacaaaataacatacatCACAGCTGTATGGCTTCTCTATGGTTGTATAATACTACAGTAAGACGAACTAATAACGCTGACGATTTGTTTAATGTTGACCACGTACTAAACCCAAATCTTTGTGGTACCATTTACCTATAAATGCAGTTTTGGCTTCTAGAAGGATTTTGTTAAGTTAACTGGTATACTTACTTATTGAAATTCGCAAACAATTATCAGATTTCATGTTACTGCCAAAAACTGGAAAGCATTTATATATTACTGGTTCCACGAACCGTAACtagttttacattgaaatacatgttGTAGTTACTAATTTAGTGGAATTAACAAACCCTTTTACTGCCTGAATCtagaatacatgtaaatataactgACTTTATTGGTTCCACAATTCTTATCtagtttaaaagtttttaaattacttattCAGTGGAATTCCCAAAGCATACCAAGATTACATGTTAGTCTTGAACAGTAATAAAAGGTagcatgtatttataattatatcgtctaataataaagttaaattgaCAGGACGTTTCAGAATTATGGTTTATGCATTCTAAAGGATCTTgttgatttttatgttttcttacggcagtaatatgccagcAAATTTCTCTCCGATGTGTGTATCCTTAAATAAAGAACAGAagagaacatttatttccaagaaggtcatagacccatttggtaaacatgtatgtatacaatGGCGGCAAAATCAGCAATAACACAGTCAACACAATTGCAAAaagaattatatatttaaattatagtAATGAATACATTACTATGGTGATATAGATAGCCTTAGGTGCACTAATAGTTTACACTTAATCTCTGTCTTCGTAAGAGTTCTTCATTCAGTTACTGTGTAAttcttaacaaacaaataaatgacaattacAACAAACCTATACAAATTCCATGGAATATAACGTAGTGTTTCTTAatcaaaatgctttaaaaatatacacactaacatttttcaaaataaaataattaactcTGAGTTCAGTTTACAATGTGCACTCTAAAACAAAATGGTACCGTCTTCTATTGAATTACAAATGGTACATTGACGTTCGGTTAATGGTTTTGATTGCGGTCTATTCCATCTACCTGTTACAATGCTTAATCTGTGAGAGGATAGCCGCAATTTAGACATAGACTAACGACACTCTGTAAGATTCAATATTTCGAGGTAAGGCTGAAGTCTAAAACTTGACACATTGACCTAAAATCTAGCTCTAGTGGATGCATGAAGTCTTCCATGTCAATCCAGAATAATTATCTTACAGTCGGTGTTTTATTAATGACAAAACTAATTAAACATCACCTATTTCTTGATAAAGCAATGCATCAAATAAACCTAAACTATAATGACGGTCTTAAGTAAGTGAACACCAATTCGGTTTGTTTGCATTCCGTTCCACGTCATTTTTAGGCataatataaaccttttttatgcacttattattattatctgtaTACAACAGttttaaccaatatttaattttatttatatatataatcgtTTAAAAGCTTAATCGTCCTATTAAATTCTTCGAAAATGAAGTCAGTCTGTATGTCTTTTGGACGCCGAGTAGACGTTTGCAGAATTATAGATGAACTCTTTCAACTGCATTACCTTGGACAAAACCCAAAACCACTCCtgtattattcaaaattggaGCAATAAGTTTGTCGAATATAACAAGTCTATGCTTTACTGATACACAAGTGAacttatattgatattgattcatttgaaaaatgctAATGGCCAGCTATGTAGTTTGGACTACACTTGTAGCAGGAGCATACACCTCACACTTTCATGATTTATCTCATGTATGTTttcttatatgtttttgtaattgaCCATTCCGAGTGTAAGCAGCAGCACACACCTtgcacttgtatggcttctctcctgtgtgtgtTTTCATGTGTTGTTGTAAATGACCTTTCCGGGAGAAAGCAGTATCACATACCTCACACTGATATGGCTTATCCCCTGTATGTTTGCTTATATGTTGTTGTAAACAACCATTACGAGAGAAAGCGGAAGCGCATATCTTACACTTaaatggcttctctcctgtgtgaattcttatatgtttatgtaaatcaGTTTTCTGGGAGAAAGCAGCTTGACACACCTCACACAAGTATGGCTTTTCTCCAGTGTGTATTCTAACATGTCTCCGTAAAGCAGAATTCCGAGGGAAAGCAGCATCACACAACTCACACGAGTATGGCTTCTCTCCAGTGTGTTTCCGTATATGCGATTGTAAATTACCTTTCTGAGAGAATGCAGCATCACACTCATCACACTTGTATgccttctctcctgtgtgtattctaaGATGTtccattaaaacacattttagagAAAAAGCAGCATCACACATACCACATTTATATGGTTTCTCTACTAAATGTTCTTCCATGTGACGCTTTAAACCAAGTTCCGGGATAAATGAGCCCCACAGACCTTGCGTTTGTATGGCTCCTCTCCTGTGTGCAGTTCCATGTGAATCTggaaatacaaacatatgtgTAACTCCAATCAACAGTAGTGTTTCAACAAGCCAAATCAATTATTCGGAACGTATACAGTAACTCAATTCCCGTAAATATTATACAGGTtttcaaataatcaaataatcatTAAACTGAAAATGGTTACAGTGAATTGTTTGTATAGAATTAAACAAACTAGTTAAAAGCggtgttttatatattaacaagACACCAATGCGGCAATGTCGCATTAAAgccatgttttttatttgacgatgcaattttgcaaacctaggatttgagctagtgacctagtattttaaccaaaaagaccgTGCCAGTGTAAaagcgtgtgtgcgtgtgtgtgtgtatgtgtgtgtgtgtatgtcaAGTAaccaaatgtcatgaaaattgggaaaaaaatcaatatcgTGCAGAAAAAATCtgtaatttttgcttaaatTCTATTATACTTGAATGTGACTAAGATATcttggagaaaaaaaaatgtaaaagttccATGAgatttgagatttttttatgacatcgagaaaatatttccttagatttgacctagtgacctactttttgatctgaggtgacccatattcacaaatgtttataacgacatgtagacaaatattctgaccaagtttcataaagatttgacaaaaattaatgaatttttatgaccGTGGGattctttctcctaagattTGAGTTTgagacctagattttgaccggggatgacccatattaaagaactttcaagatattatgcagacaaatattctgaccaagtttcagaaagatttgacaaaaaatgaattgatgacgtggatttttttttcctaagatttgacctagtgacctagaatttaACCCGGGATGACCGATATAAAAACTAAGCAatatattatgcagacaaatattctgaccaagtttcgtcaaaatatgaaaaaaaatgttgaatttatgacgtggaaatattttccctaaactttgacctagtgacctagattttgactcGGGTaacccatattaaaaaaaaatgcaagatataatgTAGACAAGCCGTCTGACCACGTTTAACCCAGAATTGTTAACCATTGGAAAacaactcttgattttattacataaaatgaaaactttaacgcagaattgttaacCATTGGATAacaactcttgattttattacataaaatgaaaactgtaGCACAGAATTGTTAATAATGAATGTAAAGAAAAGTCATATACACAGTCATGTGCAATTTACATAAATTCccataattattgttttcataactGTAAACATGCTCGAAATGTCATAACAGagacttcaaaaataagaaagtaggtcaaaaagttaAGGTCATAGAAACAcagctttgatatttgttttcaaaactgtacgtattttattgttttagcctttaaaataaaaaagtaggttAAAAGATCACAGACAAGGTCATCATAGGACAACAGtgatattaattttcaaaaatgtacacAAAGTTCCAATTTCATTGCTcaagcttcaaaaataagtaagtACGCCATAAGGTCACAGTCCAGGTCATCCGAGGAAaccattgatatttattttaaaaattctaCAAATGGACCAAAGTTCATTGCTGTAgctccaaaaataagaaagtacgTCAAAATGTCat
Coding sequences:
- the LOC128221096 gene encoding zinc finger protein 468-like, with the translated sequence MEEHLVEKPYKCGMCDAAFSLKCVLMEHLRIHTGEKAYKCDECDAAFSQKGNLQSHIRKHTGEKPYSCELCDAAFPRNSALRRHVRIHTGEKPYLCEVCQAAFSQKTDLHKHIRIHTGEKPFKCKICASAFSRNGCLQQHISKHTGDKPYQCEVCDTAFSRKGHLQQHMKTHTGEKPYKCKVCAAAYTRNGQLQKHIRKHT